Proteins co-encoded in one Quercus robur chromosome 8, dhQueRobu3.1, whole genome shotgun sequence genomic window:
- the LOC126694270 gene encoding nucleotide-sugar uncharacterized transporter 2: protein MGFFDSFLGKHARKFLKRKDSDAGEAGRALEELKSSLFNELRTSEGAKRQQQRFCGPVVALTFNFMVAVGIIMANKLVMGKVGFNFPILLTLIHYTTAWLLLAIFRALSILPISPPSKTTPFSSLFSLGAVMAFASGLANTSLKHNSVGFYQMSKIAVTPTIVIAEFILFSKTISSKKVLALAVVSVGVAIATVTDLEFNLFGALVAIAWIIPSAINKILWSRLQQQGNWTALALMWKTTPVTIFFLLALMPWLDPPGILSFKWDLSNSTAILISAALGFLLQWSGALALGATSATSHVVLGQFKTCVILLGGYFIFNSDPGFVSICGAITALIGMSVYTSLNLQESGESSSKQLPTPVKPKDEESTELDIKDSANVV from the exons ATGGGTTTCTTTGATTCTTTTCTGGGAAAACATGCCAGAAAGTTCCTCAAAAGGAAAGACAGTGATGCCGGAGAAGCAG GTCGAGCATTGGAAGAACTCAAAAGTTCTCTCTTCAATGAGCTACGAACCTCTGAAGGTGCTAAGCGCCAACAGCAACGATTTTGTGGACCAGTTGTGGCGTTGACATTTAATTTCATGGTTGCTGTAGGCATTATTATGGCAAACAAATTA GTGATGGGAAAAGTTGGATTTAACTTCCCAATTCTTCTCACATTAATCCACTACACTACAGCATGGCTTCTACTTGCTATTTTCAGGGCACTATCAATACTCCCAATCTCCCCTccatccaaaactactcccttctcttctctcttctcattGGGAGCTGTCATGGCTTTTGCCTCTGGCCTTGCCAATACCAGCCTAAAGCATAACAG TGTAGGTTTCTACCAAATGTCTAAAATTGCTGTCACACCTACCATTGTTATTGCAGAGTTCATCCTCTTCAGTAAAACCATTTCCTCCAAAAAG GTTTTGGCTCTGGCTGTTGTCTCCGTAGGTGTGGCAATAGCTACTGTAACagatttggagttcaatttATTTGGTGCTTTAGTTGCAATTGCATGGATAATTCCAAGTGCCATAAACAAAATCTTGTGGTCCAGATTACAGCAGCAAGGCAATTGGACTGCTTTGGC GTTGATGTGGAAGACTACCCCAGTTACAATTTTCTTCTTACTAGCTCTGATGCCATGGTTGGATCCACCAGGAATTCTATCATTTAAGTGGGATCTCAGCAACTCTACTGCTATTCTTATATCAGCTGCCCTTGGTTTTTTACTACAATGGTCTGGAGCTTTGGCACTTGG AGCAACATCCGCGACTTCTCATGTTGTCCTAGGACAATTTAAGACCTGTGTGATACTACTTGGAggctattttattttcaattcagATCCAGGGTTTGTAAGCATCTGTGGAGCTATAACAGCTCTTATTGGAATGTCAGTTTATACATCACTTAACTTGCAAGAATCAGGTGAAAGTTCGAGTAAGCAACTTCCAACTCCTGTAAAACCAAAGGATGAAGAGAGCACAGAGTTGGACATCAAAGATAGCGCAAATGTAGTCTAA
- the LOC126694271 gene encoding GBF-interacting protein 1-like, with protein sequence MSGVAVLVGDGNGNGGQGEGGIRGLTAIPSNMKKTIQNIREITGKQHSDDDIYAVLKECSMDPNETAQKLLYLDTFHEVKKRRDRRKENLSSRKPEGSRSTQGRFARGGQENGGRKNVAVRRENGINHITKNNAAPLSTKASAVIPNSPTNLSNGSVSHGPTSQSSVGGVINVPKGSSAVDVNKLGTAPPQYAAVAALAPAGSASGVKQGKSPSGADQLPLSATPATASAVDSSASDPVLMPAISQHPGPVSTAKQGTGSQGIATEPSDLQKNKHISRDVSELELSKNEKAASRTMSSMNKKRETSKSKAIQKNKVSETLQPSSSASEGSLAIRSSSDCASQSTQESVVPNEVIASDVATTTVEVISEPPAEVNVNDRQIVTFPNHFQVSEALKSGLTFGSFESTFGSSGKSIKGTGGDNDSSGVVESSQQTDQTAKEHSSNQIISSNAQEDFPDHPNSVSQPILEQVPPPEGNVSSAEAKDDQLNQEILSLPEVPQNPTIQNGPNHNLGLVSTMLGNQFVQFEGPETQTQEASRFSNFVNGNTPALSSRSPTPPIQSSVPPQSVPVLRQPYPANFIPYGHYYHPFYMPPIHQYLSHNGFPQQPSTGNVYLTPAPNASATGVKSSLPQLKPGANAGNPAHIGIFGSSFAPPVGHNPGSAVTSGSSTGIEDLSSSQMKENHVYTTGQLSEGSTVWIPGQDIPNLPVNSLYNFNPHGQPMAFSLAQAGHGAFAGLYAGQTLAAPSTLLQQSQAMAGAVETVAPPTGVFQQAQHPPINWISNF encoded by the exons ATGAGCGGCGTAGCTGTTCTTGTTGGTGATGGTAATGGTAATGGAGGCCAAGGAGAAGGAGGGATAAGGGGCTTGACCGCGATCCCAAGCAACATGAAGAAGACGATCCAGAACATTCGAGAAATCACGGGAAAGCAACACAGCGACGACGACATCTACGCTGTGCTCAAGGAGTGTTCTATGGATCCCAATGAGACAGCACAGAAGCTCCTCTATTTGG ATACATTTCATGAGGTTAAAAAGAGACGTGACCGGAGAAAGGAG AATTTGAGTAGCAGAAAACCTGAAGGTTCTAGGTCAACGCAGGGGCGATTTGCTAGGGGTGGTCAAG AAAATGGTGGTAGGAAGAATGTTGCTGTTAGAAGGGAAAATGGCATCAATCACATTACAAAGAACAATGCGGCTCCTCTCTCGACAAA AGCTTCAGCTGTCATACCTAATAGTCCCACAAACCTTTCAAATGGTAGTGTGAGTCACGGTCCTACCTCCCAATCATCTGTGGGTGGTGTTATCAATGTTCCTAAAGGAAGTTCAGCTGTTGATGTAAACAAATTGGGGACTGCTCCACCACAATATGCTGCTGTTGCAGCCTTAGCCCCCGCCGGCTCTGCGTCTGGAGTTAAACAAGGAAAGTCCCCATCAGGCGCTGATCAGCTGCCACTCTCTGCTACTCCAGCAACTGCGTCTGCAGTTGATTCCTCTGCTTCAGATCCGGTTCTGATGCCAGCTATCTCCCAACATCCTGGTCCTGTGAGTACAGCTAAACAGGGAACAGGGAGCCAGGGAATTGCTACTGAACCAAGTGAtcttcaaaaaaacaaacatatttcTCGAGATGTTAGTGAATTAGAGTTGTCCAAGAATGAAAAAGCAGCCTCCAGGACTATGAGCTCCAtgaataaaaaaagggaaacaaGCAAGTCCAAAGCAATTCAAAAGAATAAGGTGTCTGAGACTTTGCAACcctcttcttcagcatctgaagGTTCTCTGGCCATTAGGTCTTCTTCAGATTGTGCTAGTCAGTCAACACAAGAGTCTGTTGTCCCTAATGAAG TGATCGCATCTGATGTTGCAACTACTACCGTTGAAGTCATCTCTGAGCCACCAGCTGAGGTGAATGTTAATGACAGGCAAATTGTTACCTTTCCCAATCATTTCCAGGTCTCTGAAGCTCTGAAAAGTGGATTGACTTTTGGAAGCTTTGAATCTACATTTGGATCAAGTGGGAAATCCATCAAGGGAACTGGTGGTGACAATGACTCTTCAGGTGTTGTTGAGTCTTCTCAGCAGACTGATCAAACTGCTAAAGAGCATTCTAG CAACCAAATCATATCCTCAAATGCACAAGAAGATTTTCCTGATCATCCAAATTCTGTCTCTCAGCCTATTCTTGAACAAGTACCTCCTCCAGAGGGCAATGTTTCTAGTGCAGAAGCAAAAGATGACCAGTTAAACCAGGAAATATTGTCGCTTCCGGAAGTCCCTCAAAACCCAACCATTCAAAACGGACCAAACCACAATCTTGGTTTAGTGTCAACCATGCTAGGGAACCAGTTTGTACAATTTGAAGGACCTGAAACTCAGACACAAGAAGCATCTCGCTTTTCGAACTTTGTT AATGGGAATACTCCGGCTCTGTCCAGCCGTAGTCCTACTCCACCAATTCAGAGCTCTGTGCCTCCACAATCGGTTCCTGTTTTGAGGCAGCCATATCCTGCTAACTTCATCCCATACGGTCACTACTACCATCCATTTTATATGCCACCAATTCACCAATATTTAAGCCACAACGGGTTTCCCCAGCAGCCATCTACTGGCAATGTCTATTTAACCCCAGCACCTAATGCTTCTGCCACTGGGGTTAAATCATCTCTGCCTCAATTGAAGCCTGGAGCAAATGCAGGAAACCCAGCTCATATTGGAATTTTTGGTAGTTCATTCGCTCCCCCTGTTGGTCACAATCCTGGTTCAGCAGTGACCTCTGGAAGCTCTACTGGTATCGAGGATCTTTCATCATCTCAGATGAAGGAAAATCATGTCTACACGACTGGACAACTG AGTGAAGGTTCAACTGTTTGGATTCCAGGCCAAGATATACCCAACTTGCCAGTCAATTCTTTGTACAACTTCAACCCTCATGGACAGCCCATGGCTTTCTCACTTGCTCAGGCTGGTCATGGTGCCTTCGCTGGACTTTATGCGGGGCAGACATTAGCCGCTCCTTCGACACTTCTGCAACAGTCACAGGCAATGGCTGGAGCTGTTGAAACAGTAGCACCTCCAACTGGTGTTTTTCAGCAGGCTCAGCATCCACCGATTAATTGGATTAGTAATTTTTGA